A genome region from Thermoanaerobacterium xylanolyticum LX-11 includes the following:
- the spoIIIAG gene encoding stage III sporulation protein AG, producing MDFNKLKQKILKADNKTIQDLTVIFIIGLIILIGASIFFKPKPTNKSSDKQMVEAQITNEDYASKLESELKEILSRIHGAGNVDVLVTLDSDEEIVAAMDTVQSETTTNEKDSNGGTRTTIQSETDNKIVTSQNTSGENQPMILKKVMPEVRGVVVVADGAKDPNVQYELMTAVETALGIPAYKVKVVSSK from the coding sequence GTGGATTTTAATAAACTAAAGCAAAAAATTTTAAAAGCTGATAATAAGACTATACAAGATTTGACTGTAATTTTCATTATTGGTTTGATTATCTTGATTGGGGCCAGCATCTTTTTTAAGCCTAAACCAACAAATAAAAGTTCAGATAAACAAATGGTTGAAGCGCAAATCACAAATGAAGATTATGCGAGTAAATTGGAATCGGAATTAAAGGAAATACTATCCAGAATTCACGGAGCAGGCAATGTAGATGTGCTTGTCACTTTAGACTCTGATGAAGAAATAGTAGCAGCTATGGATACAGTACAATCAGAAACTACCACTAACGAAAAGGACAGCAATGGAGGCACGAGGACAACCATTCAAAGTGAGACGGATAACAAAATTGTTACTTCACAAAATACCAGTGGAGAAAATCAACCTATGATATTGAAAAAAGTAATGCCTGAGGTAAGGGGTGTTGTCGTCGTCGCTGATGGTGCAAAAGATCCAAATGTTCAATATGAACTTATGACGGCTGTTGAGACAGCATTGGGCATTCCCGCATATAAAGTTAAAGTCGTATCTTCAAAATAA
- the spoIIIAE gene encoding stage III sporulation protein AE codes for MRKALCLIFILITISMLPIRIYADTKDDLYSQISSADTSQIDSLIKGINEKNGNAFQITDVKTYLYNLLNGKETFSVKNIVNGVLSIFFNEVKASVEILVQLILLSIIGAVLTNLENSFENGGISQVAHMAVYIVLVIVAIKSFMSVLNIGKDAIDSMVNFMQAILPVLITMLASVGAFVSASFFQPALIMIVEFTAKEIRDIILPAILFMTAIRIISRISDKFTLNKLADLFKTICTASISILLSIFIGVLTIQGITSSLADGVISRTTKYAVGTFLPVVGSILSDSIDTIMSASLLIKGAISTFGLIAIILMAIVPIIKIFSVMIIYKLSAAVVEPIADKKIVDFLSDISTSVAYVFAALVSVTVMMFLAITAVINASSISVMMR; via the coding sequence ATGAGAAAAGCTTTATGTTTAATTTTCATATTAATAACAATATCAATGCTTCCAATAAGGATTTACGCTGACACAAAAGACGATTTATACAGCCAAATAAGCAGTGCAGATACCAGTCAAATTGACTCATTGATCAAGGGAATAAATGAGAAGAATGGCAATGCGTTTCAAATAACAGACGTTAAAACATATTTGTACAATCTTTTAAATGGAAAGGAGACATTTAGCGTTAAAAACATTGTCAATGGTGTACTAAGTATTTTTTTTAATGAAGTCAAAGCATCCGTTGAAATTTTAGTACAGCTTATCCTATTATCAATTATCGGTGCTGTACTAACTAATTTAGAAAATTCGTTTGAAAATGGAGGCATAAGTCAAGTAGCCCATATGGCTGTCTACATTGTATTAGTTATAGTTGCGATTAAAAGCTTTATGAGCGTTTTAAATATTGGAAAAGATGCGATAGATAGTATGGTCAATTTTATGCAGGCAATACTGCCAGTTTTGATTACTATGTTGGCTTCGGTTGGTGCTTTTGTATCTGCTTCCTTTTTTCAGCCAGCATTGATAATGATTGTTGAATTTACAGCCAAAGAAATAAGAGATATTATTCTTCCTGCAATTTTATTTATGACAGCAATTAGGATAATAAGTAGAATTTCTGATAAATTTACTTTAAACAAACTCGCCGATTTATTTAAAACAATTTGTACAGCGTCAATTTCAATATTGCTAAGCATTTTTATAGGTGTTTTAACGATTCAAGGCATTACATCATCTTTAGCGGATGGGGTAATTTCGCGAACAACTAAATACGCAGTAGGAACATTTCTGCCAGTTGTAGGCAGTATATTATCTGACAGCATAGATACAATTATGAGTGCATCGCTTCTAATAAAGGGTGCAATAAGCACTTTTGGATTAATAGCCATAATCTTAATGGCTATAGTACCAATCATCAAAATATTTTCAGTAATGATTATATACAAACTTTCTGCCGCAGTTGTAGAACCAATTGCCGACAAAAAAATAGTTGATTTTTTGTCTGATATTTCAACATCTGTGGCATATGTATTTGCTGCATTAGTATCTGTAACCGTAATGATGTTTTTAGCCATAACAGCCGTAATTAACGCATCAAGTATTAGTGTCATGATGAGATAG
- a CDS encoding TlyA family RNA methyltransferase, with the protein MKEKERADLLLVQKGFFTSREKAKASIMAGEVFADGKKINKAGDIISVNSSLEIKAKNNPYVSRGGLKLEKAIKYFDIDVKDKIAMDVGASTGGFTDCLLKNGAKKVYAIDVGYGQLDWNLRNDERVINMERTNIRYLDNLPDIIDIITIDVSFISLGIVIPSVKKFLKNGGELVSLIKPQFEAGREKVGKNGVVRDKSVHVEVINKTIDVLKDLSFSVKGITFSPIKGPEGNIEYLIYAKNGKDVDSDLDVEGLVELSHNTLNENKKQNKEGK; encoded by the coding sequence ATGAAAGAGAAAGAAAGAGCGGATTTATTATTGGTACAAAAAGGTTTTTTCACATCGAGAGAAAAAGCTAAAGCGTCTATTATGGCAGGGGAAGTTTTTGCGGATGGAAAGAAAATAAATAAAGCTGGCGATATTATTAGTGTTAATTCGAGCTTAGAAATAAAAGCGAAAAATAATCCTTACGTAAGTCGGGGTGGTTTAAAACTTGAAAAGGCAATTAAATACTTTGATATTGATGTAAAAGACAAAATAGCAATGGATGTGGGCGCGTCAACTGGTGGATTTACAGATTGCCTTCTAAAAAATGGAGCAAAAAAAGTTTATGCTATAGATGTTGGATATGGTCAGCTTGATTGGAACTTAAGAAATGATGAGAGAGTTATAAACATGGAAAGAACAAATATTCGCTATCTTGATAATTTACCGGATATTATCGATATAATTACAATAGATGTATCATTTATATCGCTTGGGATAGTTATACCATCTGTAAAAAAATTTCTAAAAAATGGTGGAGAATTAGTGTCGCTTATAAAACCACAATTTGAAGCTGGAAGAGAGAAAGTTGGGAAAAATGGGGTTGTAAGAGATAAAAGTGTCCATGTAGAAGTCATAAATAAAACAATAGATGTTTTAAAAGATCTATCATTTAGTGTAAAAGGTATTACTTTCTCACCTATAAAAGGACCAGAAGGTAATATAGAGTATTTGATTTATGCAAAAAACGGAAAAGATGTGGACTCTGATCTTGATGTAGAAGGATTAGTAGAGCTGTCTCACAATACTCTTAATGAAAATAAAAAGCAGAATAAAGAAGGAAAATAA
- a CDS encoding Asp23/Gls24 family envelope stress response protein: MEENISQELEFGTIKISDDVVAVIAGLAATEVPGVAGMSGGVVNGITEMLGRKNLSKGVKVQVGEKEAAIDLYIVVDYGVRIPEIAWNVQENVKKAIETMTGLKVVEVNIHIQGVNMEKEQKSKEPPKENK; the protein is encoded by the coding sequence ATGGAAGAAAATATAAGCCAAGAACTTGAATTTGGAACGATTAAAATATCAGATGATGTTGTTGCTGTTATAGCTGGGTTAGCTGCTACAGAAGTTCCTGGTGTTGCAGGAATGAGCGGTGGAGTTGTCAATGGAATAACTGAAATGTTAGGACGAAAGAATTTGTCAAAAGGTGTGAAGGTACAAGTTGGTGAAAAAGAAGCGGCCATTGATTTGTACATCGTAGTTGACTATGGTGTTAGAATACCTGAAATAGCTTGGAATGTTCAAGAAAATGTTAAGAAGGCAATAGAAACAATGACAGGACTTAAAGTTGTAGAAGTAAACATACATATTCAAGGAGTAAACATGGAAAAAGAACAAAAATCCAAAGAGCCTCCAAAAGAAAATAAATGA
- the dxs gene encoding 1-deoxy-D-xylulose-5-phosphate synthase, which translates to MLEKISAPNDIKKCSLAELEELSSEIRSFLISHISKTGGHLASNLGVVELTIALHYVFESPKDKIVWDVGHQSYVHKILTGRRELFDTLRKFGGLSGFPKRNESEHDIFETGHSSTSISAALGIAKARDLNNEKYSVISVIGDGALTGGMAFEALNDAGRSKTNLIVILNHNEMSISQNVGSLSLYLSRLRTDPSYFKLKKDLENILNIIPPIGKSIHKSIEKIKDSIKQLIVPGMFFEEMGFTYLGPIDGHDLDSLIDVLKRAKKMNGPILIHVITKKGKGYVFAEDNPDKFHSAGIFDIGTGEFKKRTDTYSDVFGKTLTHLAENNKKIVAITAAMPDGTGLNYFAEKFPNRFYDVGIAEQHAATFAAGMAVNGYKPYFAVYSTFLQRAFDQVIHDICIQNLPVVLAVDRAGLVGEDGETHQGVFDISYLRMIPNMTVMAPKDADELVKMTKLSTLIKGPCAIRYPKGKVENYDVNKEPNFTLGEAEVINVGSNIAIFALGKMVKIALSASLRLKNNSINPYIVNLRFAKPLDINTIITISKKVDYIFTMEDNVLIGGVGSAILELLNENNIYKKFYRFGFPDKFIEHGDVESLFKKYGLDSDSVAEKIIELVMS; encoded by the coding sequence GTGCTCGAAAAAATTTCTGCACCTAATGATATAAAAAAATGCAGTTTAGCTGAATTAGAAGAGCTTTCAAGTGAAATACGCAGCTTTTTAATAAGCCATATTTCTAAGACAGGTGGACATTTAGCGTCAAACCTTGGCGTAGTTGAATTGACGATTGCTCTTCACTATGTGTTTGAATCACCTAAGGATAAGATCGTCTGGGATGTGGGACATCAAAGCTATGTGCATAAGATCTTAACAGGAAGACGAGAGCTTTTTGATACATTAAGAAAATTTGGTGGGTTGTCGGGTTTTCCTAAAAGAAATGAGAGTGAACATGATATTTTTGAAACAGGCCATAGCAGTACATCTATATCTGCTGCATTGGGGATTGCAAAGGCAAGAGATCTGAATAATGAAAAATATTCAGTAATTTCTGTGATAGGTGATGGAGCACTTACTGGTGGAATGGCGTTTGAGGCTTTAAATGATGCGGGCAGATCTAAGACAAATCTCATAGTAATATTAAATCATAATGAGATGTCTATATCGCAAAATGTTGGAAGTCTTTCACTTTATTTAAGCAGGTTAAGAACGGATCCAAGCTATTTTAAGTTAAAAAAAGATTTAGAGAATATCTTAAACATAATACCACCTATTGGGAAAAGCATCCATAAGTCAATCGAAAAAATAAAGGATTCCATCAAACAATTGATTGTGCCTGGGATGTTTTTTGAGGAAATGGGGTTTACATATTTAGGACCAATTGACGGTCATGATCTGGATTCCTTAATTGATGTATTAAAAAGAGCTAAAAAAATGAATGGGCCTATTTTGATTCACGTGATAACGAAAAAGGGAAAGGGATATGTATTTGCAGAAGATAATCCTGATAAATTTCATTCTGCTGGAATTTTTGATATAGGAACAGGAGAATTTAAGAAAAGAACTGACACGTATTCAGATGTATTTGGAAAAACATTGACTCATTTGGCTGAAAATAATAAGAAGATAGTTGCAATAACTGCTGCAATGCCGGATGGGACAGGATTAAATTACTTTGCTGAAAAGTTCCCAAATAGATTTTATGATGTAGGCATTGCAGAGCAACATGCTGCGACTTTTGCTGCTGGCATGGCAGTAAATGGGTATAAGCCTTATTTTGCAGTGTATTCGACTTTTTTGCAAAGAGCATTTGACCAAGTAATACACGATATATGTATTCAAAATCTTCCAGTAGTCTTAGCAGTAGATAGAGCTGGCCTTGTGGGAGAAGATGGTGAAACACACCAAGGTGTATTTGATATTTCGTACTTGAGAATGATACCAAACATGACAGTTATGGCTCCTAAAGATGCAGATGAATTGGTTAAAATGACAAAATTATCCACCTTGATAAAAGGACCTTGTGCAATAAGATACCCAAAGGGAAAAGTTGAAAATTACGATGTTAATAAAGAACCTAATTTTACATTGGGGGAAGCTGAAGTCATTAATGTTGGCTCTAACATAGCGATTTTTGCTCTCGGCAAGATGGTGAAAATTGCATTAAGTGCGTCTTTAAGGCTTAAAAATAATTCCATAAACCCTTATATAGTGAATTTAAGGTTTGCTAAGCCTTTAGATATAAATACCATTATAACAATTTCGAAAAAAGTTGATTACATATTTACAATGGAAGACAATGTACTTATAGGTGGCGTTGGAAGTGCAATATTGGAGTTATTAAATGAAAACAATATATACAAGAAGTTCTATAGATTCGGCTTTCCTGATAAATTTATAGAACATGGCGATGTAGAAAGTCTGTTTAAAAAATATGGATTGGATAGCGATTCTGTGGCAGAAAAAATAATAGAATTGGTGATGTCATGA
- the spoIIIAD gene encoding stage III sporulation protein AD, which yields MEIIQIVAIGIICVIILSLFRENFEDVAIIISLSASILIFFIIVPKISNIITVLNTIADKSGINSIYVKTILKIIGVAYIAELGVQISNDADEKNIATKIELAGKIIIIFLSLPIIIALVDTIVSILP from the coding sequence ATGGAAATCATTCAGATTGTAGCAATTGGTATCATATGTGTAATAATCCTTTCACTGTTTAGAGAGAATTTTGAAGATGTTGCGATCATAATAAGTTTATCCGCCAGCATACTTATATTTTTTATCATAGTTCCAAAAATCAGCAACATAATAACGGTTTTAAATACAATTGCAGACAAAAGCGGCATAAACAGCATCTACGTAAAAACAATTCTTAAAATAATAGGAGTTGCATATATTGCAGAATTAGGAGTTCAGATTTCTAATGATGCAGATGAAAAAAATATAGCTACAAAGATCGAATTAGCAGGGAAAATAATAATCATTTTTTTATCTCTTCCAATTATTATAGCATTGGTGGACACTATTGTCTCCATACTGCCTTGA
- the nusB gene encoding transcription antitermination factor NusB translates to MNRTQAREWLVKLLYQYDISKLEPQKIFDKFLEDNDPEDEKDYIENTFFGVIKNVDNIDEKIKKYLKNWDINRIAKIDLAIMRCSFYEILYSTDIPSSVSINEAVEIAKKYSTEKSPAFINGILGNLVRDIIGGDANGD, encoded by the coding sequence GTGAACAGAACGCAAGCTCGAGAATGGTTAGTAAAACTATTATATCAATACGATATATCGAAGTTGGAGCCACAAAAAATTTTCGATAAATTCCTTGAAGACAATGATCCAGAGGATGAGAAAGACTATATAGAAAATACGTTTTTTGGAGTAATTAAAAATGTTGATAATATTGATGAAAAAATTAAAAAATATCTTAAAAATTGGGATATTAATAGAATAGCAAAAATTGATTTAGCAATAATGCGGTGCAGTTTCTATGAAATACTGTATTCTACTGATATACCAAGCAGTGTTTCTATTAATGAAGCAGTGGAAATTGCTAAGAAGTACAGCACTGAGAAATCGCCGGCTTTTATAAACGGAATTTTGGGAAATTTAGTAAGGGATATTATTGGCGGTGATGCAAATGGTGATTGA
- a CDS encoding polyprenyl synthetase family protein: protein MFDDILREKIEYINKGLNEFLSLTDRPEVLFEAMKYSVFAGGKRLRPVLCISACELVGGNKEDALPVACAIEFIHTYSLIHDDLPAMDNDDLRRGKPTNHKVYGEAIAILAGDALLNYGFEVLIQQALNSNKSQNILKAADEIARAAGCRGMIAGQVVDLLSENKEIGEYDLKFMHDHKTGALIKASILAGAIIGGADAATLKKLSSYAEYLGFAFQVKDDILDVQGDEAKLGKDIGSDIANGKSTFVSVLGLQRSVELVNELTEKAISILNDFGNKGEFLKSLTKYMAERDS from the coding sequence ATGTTTGATGACATTCTTAGAGAAAAGATAGAATATATTAATAAAGGGTTAAATGAATTTTTATCATTAACAGATAGGCCAGAAGTCTTGTTTGAAGCTATGAAGTACAGTGTTTTTGCTGGTGGCAAAAGGCTTCGACCTGTACTTTGTATATCTGCTTGCGAATTAGTTGGTGGAAATAAAGAAGATGCACTGCCAGTTGCGTGTGCAATAGAATTTATACATACTTATTCGCTAATTCACGATGATTTGCCAGCAATGGACAATGATGATTTAAGGCGTGGAAAACCTACAAATCACAAAGTCTATGGTGAAGCGATTGCTATTCTTGCTGGTGATGCTTTACTAAATTATGGGTTTGAAGTTTTAATTCAACAAGCATTGAACTCAAATAAAAGTCAAAATATTTTAAAGGCTGCTGACGAAATCGCTCGTGCGGCAGGGTGCCGCGGAATGATAGCAGGGCAAGTTGTAGACTTACTGTCAGAAAACAAAGAAATTGGCGAATATGATTTGAAATTCATGCATGACCATAAAACAGGTGCTTTAATAAAAGCTTCAATTTTAGCAGGAGCGATAATAGGTGGTGCAGATGCTGCTACTTTAAAAAAATTGAGCAGTTATGCAGAATATTTAGGATTTGCATTTCAGGTAAAAGATGATATATTAGATGTCCAAGGAGATGAAGCAAAACTTGGGAAAGATATTGGAAGTGATATAGCGAATGGAAAATCAACGTTTGTAAGTGTATTGGGACTACAACGCTCTGTAGAACTTGTAAATGAGTTGACTGAAAAAGCAATTAGCATATTAAACGATTTTGGAAACAAAGGTGAATTTCTAAAAAGTCTTACCAAATACATGGCAGAGAGAGATAGTTAA
- a CDS encoding bifunctional 5,10-methylenetetrahydrofolate dehydrogenase/5,10-methenyltetrahydrofolate cyclohydrolase, producing MVIDGRNIAKSIREKVKSEIFEKNYHPKLAILVAGNDEASLIYANTKIKACANVGIDAYTYFFTNDEEDKFLKKLDELNTDDSIHGIMIEMPLPKSYDAQRIYDLINPIKDVDCISTYNMGRLFSGNPLYLPCTPYAILTILKSLDVEYTGKHAVVVGRSNILGKPVAKLMLDLDMTVTQCHSKTLNLEEYTKTADVLVLAVGRRNLVGGQMVKKGTIVIDAGINEYNGEIYGDCDFQSVESLCSYITPVPGGVGPVTTSIVLSNTLEAYKNVIKNSNGKTS from the coding sequence ATGGTGATTGATGGCAGAAATATTGCGAAATCAATAAGAGAAAAAGTAAAGTCTGAAATATTTGAAAAAAATTACCATCCAAAACTTGCGATTCTCGTTGCTGGAAATGATGAAGCTTCATTGATATACGCGAATACTAAAATTAAAGCTTGTGCAAATGTAGGTATTGATGCTTATACGTATTTCTTTACCAATGATGAAGAAGATAAATTTTTAAAGAAATTAGATGAGTTAAATACAGATGATAGCATTCATGGTATAATGATAGAAATGCCTCTTCCAAAATCGTATGATGCACAAAGAATTTACGATCTTATTAATCCTATAAAAGATGTAGATTGCATATCGACATACAACATGGGACGCTTATTTTCGGGTAATCCTCTTTATTTGCCATGCACACCTTATGCTATCCTGACGATTTTGAAAAGTTTGGATGTTGAGTACACCGGAAAACATGCTGTTGTCGTTGGAAGAAGCAATATATTGGGAAAACCGGTTGCCAAATTGATGCTGGATCTTGACATGACGGTTACTCAATGCCATTCAAAAACATTGAATTTAGAGGAGTATACTAAAACGGCGGATGTATTAGTATTAGCAGTAGGGAGGAGAAATCTTGTAGGTGGCCAGATGGTAAAAAAAGGAACTATAGTGATTGATGCTGGAATAAATGAGTACAATGGCGAGATTTACGGCGACTGTGATTTTCAAAGTGTAGAGAGTTTATGCAGCTATATAACACCGGTTCCTGGCGGAGTTGGCCCTGTGACCACATCCATTGTTTTGTCAAATACATTGGAGGCATATAAAAATGTTATTAAAAACTCTAACGGTAAAACAAGTTAA
- the xseB gene encoding exodeoxyribonuclease VII small subunit, with protein sequence MSENMDFEKSMDKLDDIVKKLEDGNLPLEESFKLFKEGLELSQKLNKALNDIEGKITMLINENEEIPFNFEEDKDV encoded by the coding sequence ATGAGCGAAAATATGGACTTTGAAAAAAGTATGGACAAGTTAGATGATATTGTAAAAAAATTAGAGGATGGCAATCTGCCTTTAGAAGAATCTTTTAAACTATTCAAAGAAGGTCTTGAATTATCTCAAAAATTGAATAAAGCGCTAAACGATATTGAAGGTAAAATAACGATGCTTATTAACGAAAATGAAGAAATACCATTTAATTTTGAGGAGGACAAAGATGTTTGA
- a CDS encoding SpoIIIAH-like family protein, whose translation MMYLKKKSIAIASLVLLIAIAFVINYNYQNGINKNTSSKNSLNSQLMDNSKVSNSSSTNDQSEAATTLSNGLFASYRQDRDINRSRSLEALQEIVNNKNTSQETRDEAQKQIIKLTETNQKELILENLIKAKGFQDAIVLIDNNTANVIVQADKLSAQEVAKIQDVVSQQTGFPLDNIKIMNRMN comes from the coding sequence ATGATGTATTTAAAGAAAAAATCTATAGCAATAGCATCATTGGTCTTGCTTATAGCGATAGCTTTTGTAATCAATTATAATTATCAAAACGGAATTAATAAAAATACTTCAAGCAAAAATAGCTTAAATTCACAATTGATGGATAATAGCAAGGTTTCTAATTCTTCATCTACAAATGATCAGTCTGAAGCAGCAACAACATTATCTAATGGATTGTTTGCTTCATATAGGCAGGACAGGGATATTAACAGAAGCCGTAGTTTAGAAGCTTTACAAGAGATAGTAAATAACAAGAATACAAGCCAGGAAACGCGGGATGAAGCTCAAAAACAGATTATCAAGTTGACAGAGACGAATCAGAAGGAATTGATATTAGAGAATTTGATCAAAGCAAAGGGATTTCAAGACGCCATAGTTTTGATTGACAACAATACTGCAAATGTGATAGTGCAAGCTGATAAATTATCGGCACAGGAAGTTGCAAAAATACAAGATGTTGTATCTCAACAAACAGGTTTTCCTCTTGACAACATAAAAATAATGAATAGAATGAATTAG
- the spoIIIAF gene encoding stage III sporulation protein AF: MDFLDEVKSWIIQIAYISILAIIFELLIPSSSMKKYVKIVIGLTIMIAIINPVLGFIKSGININNALEKEYNYNNVDISGMTKQAEIERNKLIVDEYKKRLNDQIKERILSMVSASDVEVESSIIDNLNDKSFGLVKEINITIFNDKNETSNGSGNISIEVSKANEKTSKIDNIKNDLSKFYNVPLKNITIEER; this comes from the coding sequence ATGGATTTCTTGGATGAAGTAAAAAGTTGGATAATTCAAATAGCATATATTTCAATATTAGCTATAATATTTGAACTTTTGATACCATCATCAAGCATGAAAAAATACGTAAAGATAGTAATAGGTTTAACAATCATGATTGCGATCATAAATCCAGTATTAGGATTTATTAAAAGCGGTATTAATATAAATAATGCCTTGGAAAAAGAGTATAACTATAATAATGTAGACATAAGTGGAATGACTAAACAAGCGGAGATAGAAAGGAATAAACTTATAGTCGATGAGTATAAAAAAAGGCTAAATGATCAGATAAAAGAGAGAATATTATCTATGGTAAGTGCTTCTGATGTAGAGGTGGAATCATCAATAATTGACAATTTAAATGATAAGAGCTTTGGATTAGTAAAAGAAATCAATATAACAATTTTTAATGACAAAAATGAAACATCAAACGGCAGCGGGAATATTTCAATTGAAGTGAGTAAAGCAAATGAAAAGACGAGTAAGATTGATAACATCAAAAACGATTTAAGTAAATTCTATAATGTACCATTAAAGAATATAACTATAGAGGAAAGATAA
- the xseA gene encoding exodeoxyribonuclease VII large subunit → MLLKTLTVKQVNDYLKNIVAGDIILKHVMVKGEISNLHFRGQALYFTLVDEYSSLKCVVFEDYIDNINVEVKNGMSVIVTGKVYVYEKSSSFQLHVFNIEVEGLGSLFLSFERLKQKLKSEGLFDLDKKKNLPKNPKKVAVITSPSGAAVHDIINILRRRKPSIDIMMVPILVQGNKASSEIVDAIIKVNKRSDIDLIILGRGGGSFEDLYPFNDEIVARAIYNSRIPVISAVGHETDFTISDFVADLRAPTPSAAAELAVTDVNFYNEKIKNYRRSLYRYMLSIIDKKRHRLDNLKKLLIGKNPIIKNRQMKERLDTLNRIMEDSIYKILRDKKLQYVNLIEKLNTLSPLNVLKRGYTMTMDKDKNNLVTKANDISADDKIYLLFEDGEALCTVNEVMRYERKYGL, encoded by the coding sequence ATGTTATTAAAAACTCTAACGGTAAAACAAGTTAATGATTATTTAAAAAATATAGTTGCAGGTGATATAATATTAAAACATGTAATGGTAAAAGGCGAAATATCGAATTTGCATTTTAGAGGACAAGCACTGTATTTTACATTAGTTGATGAGTATTCCTCTTTAAAATGTGTTGTTTTTGAAGATTATATTGATAACATAAATGTAGAAGTAAAAAATGGAATGTCTGTAATTGTAACAGGTAAAGTTTACGTTTATGAGAAAAGCAGTTCGTTTCAATTGCATGTTTTTAATATTGAAGTTGAAGGATTAGGTTCTCTTTTTTTATCTTTTGAGAGATTGAAGCAAAAACTTAAAAGTGAAGGTTTATTTGATTTAGATAAGAAAAAGAATCTTCCTAAAAATCCTAAAAAAGTTGCGGTGATTACATCACCTTCAGGTGCGGCTGTTCACGATATTATAAATATTTTAAGAAGAAGAAAGCCGTCGATAGATATCATGATGGTTCCAATATTAGTTCAGGGGAATAAAGCTTCGTCAGAAATTGTAGATGCCATTATAAAGGTCAACAAAAGAAGTGATATTGATTTAATTATTTTAGGTAGAGGCGGTGGGTCATTTGAAGATCTCTACCCATTTAATGATGAAATAGTAGCGAGAGCCATTTATAACTCCAGAATACCCGTAATATCTGCTGTGGGGCATGAAACTGATTTTACGATATCTGACTTTGTTGCAGATTTGAGAGCACCAACACCATCTGCAGCGGCAGAATTGGCGGTGACTGATGTTAATTTTTACAACGAAAAAATTAAAAACTATAGAAGAAGTTTATATCGCTATATGTTGTCAATAATTGATAAAAAGAGGCATCGCCTCGATAATCTAAAGAAGCTTCTAATAGGCAAAAACCCAATTATCAAAAATCGACAGATGAAAGAACGCTTAGACACCTTAAATAGAATTATGGAGGACAGCATTTATAAAATATTAAGAGACAAAAAACTTCAATATGTAAATCTTATAGAGAAGTTAAATACTTTGAGTCCACTAAATGTCTTAAAGCGTGGATACACGATGACGATGGATAAAGACAAAAACAATTTAGTCACAAAGGCTAATGATATTTCAGCAGATGATAAAATATACCTTTTGTTTGAAGATGGTGAAGCACTTTGTACTGTTAATGAGGTGATGAGATATGAGCGAAAATATGGACTTTGA